Proteins encoded by one window of Bacteroidota bacterium:
- the thiL gene encoding thiamine-phosphate kinase gives MTKISEIGEFKLIETLTEKVKLKNSSTIKGIGDDAAVLDYGYKQIVVTTDLLVEGIHFDLIYTPLKHLGYKAVVVNLSDIYAMNAIPKQITVSIAISNKFTVKATEEIYSGIYLACEIYGVDLIGGDTSSSVTGLTINVTALGEVSKEDVVYRNSAKKNDLILVSGDLGSAYFGLLLLEREKEVFKTNPDVQPKFEGYDYILERQLKPEARKDVIAELKKINVKPSSMIDISDGLSSELLHICKASNVGCKIYEEKIPIDASTQNIAEEFSMVASVGALSGGEDYELLFTASIKDFEKLKNNEHFEIIGHIADESEGKIIVTKDGSEVEIIAQGWDGIKE, from the coding sequence ATGACAAAAATATCGGAAATAGGTGAATTTAAGTTAATTGAAACATTAACAGAAAAAGTAAAACTAAAAAATAGCAGTACAATTAAAGGAATTGGAGACGATGCAGCAGTTTTAGACTACGGATATAAGCAAATTGTTGTAACTACAGATTTACTTGTAGAAGGAATTCACTTCGATTTGATATATACACCACTGAAACATCTTGGTTACAAAGCAGTTGTTGTGAATCTATCTGACATTTATGCAATGAATGCCATTCCGAAACAAATTACTGTATCGATAGCAATTTCTAATAAATTTACTGTAAAAGCCACAGAAGAAATCTACTCAGGGATTTATCTCGCTTGCGAAATTTATGGTGTTGATTTGATCGGCGGAGACACATCATCTTCTGTTACAGGCCTGACTATCAACGTAACTGCATTAGGAGAAGTCTCAAAAGAAGATGTTGTTTACAGAAATTCAGCAAAGAAAAACGATTTAATTTTAGTATCGGGAGATCTTGGCAGTGCCTATTTTGGCTTGCTATTATTAGAACGCGAAAAAGAAGTATTTAAGACAAATCCGGATGTGCAGCCAAAATTTGAAGGCTACGATTATATTTTAGAACGACAATTAAAGCCTGAAGCAAGAAAAGATGTGATTGCTGAATTAAAAAAAATAAATGTGAAACCCAGCTCTATGATTGACATTTCAGATGGTCTATCGTCTGAATTACTTCATATATGTAAGGCATCTAATGTTGGATGTAAGATTTATGAAGAAAAAATCCCGATTGACGCTTCAACCCAAAATATTGCAGAAGAATTTTCTATGGTTGCTTCAGTTGGTGCACTTTCGGGCGGCGAAGATTATGAACTTCTTTTTACCGCTTCAATTAAGGATTTCGAAAAGTTAAAAAATAATGAGCATTTCGAAATAATTGGGCATATTGCTGATGAAAGTGAAGGTAAAATAATAGTTACAAAAGATGGGTCGGAAGTTGAAATAATTGCTCAAGGTTGGGATGGAATAAAAGAATAA
- the sufB gene encoding Fe-S cluster assembly protein SufB gives MKSEQDIILGEVTNSDYKYGFVSEIEADEIPKGLNEEVVRLISSKKNEPDWLLEYRLKAFRYWKTLEFPKWANLNIPDIDYQDIIYYSAPKQKPKLDSLDEVDPELLNTFEKLGIPLNEQKLLSGVAVDAVMDSVSVKTTFKKNLAELGIIFCSFSEAVQDHPDLIKKYLGSVVPYKDNFFAALNTAVFSDGSFCYIPKGVKCPMELSTYFRINAANTGQFERTLIVADDDSYVSYLEGCTAPQRDENQLHAAIVEIIAMKNAEVKYSTVQNWYPGNKEGIGGIYNFVTKRGICQGDNSKISWTQVETGSAITWKYPGCILKGDNSIGEFYSVAVTNNFQQADTGSKMIHLGKNSKSTIISKGISAGKSQNSYRGLVRIAKKAINSRNFSQCDSLLLGDKCGAHTFPYLDIDNQSSIVEHEATTSKIGEDQIFYCNQRGIDTETAIGLIVNGYAKEILNKLPMEFAVEAQKLLQISLEGSVG, from the coding sequence ATGAAGAGTGAACAAGACATAATTTTAGGAGAAGTTACAAATAGTGATTACAAATATGGGTTTGTGTCTGAAATAGAGGCAGATGAAATCCCAAAAGGATTAAACGAAGAAGTAGTTAGATTAATATCATCGAAAAAAAATGAACCTGATTGGCTCCTTGAATACAGACTAAAAGCATTCCGATATTGGAAAACTCTTGAATTTCCGAAATGGGCAAATTTGAATATTCCAGATATTGATTATCAGGATATTATTTACTATTCTGCCCCAAAGCAAAAGCCAAAACTGGATAGTTTAGATGAAGTAGATCCGGAGCTTCTTAACACTTTCGAAAAATTAGGAATTCCGCTAAACGAACAAAAACTTCTTTCTGGTGTTGCTGTAGATGCTGTAATGGATAGCGTTTCGGTGAAAACAACATTTAAAAAGAATTTGGCAGAATTAGGTATAATTTTTTGCTCTTTTAGCGAAGCAGTTCAAGACCACCCCGACCTTATTAAGAAATATCTTGGATCGGTGGTTCCATACAAAGATAATTTTTTTGCAGCTCTAAATACTGCTGTTTTTAGTGATGGCTCGTTTTGTTATATCCCAAAAGGAGTGAAATGTCCAATGGAACTTTCTACATATTTTAGGATAAATGCTGCCAATACCGGACAATTCGAACGTACGTTAATTGTTGCCGATGATGATAGTTATGTAAGCTATCTTGAAGGTTGCACTGCGCCACAAAGAGATGAAAATCAGCTTCATGCTGCAATTGTTGAAATTATTGCGATGAAAAATGCAGAAGTAAAATATTCGACTGTTCAGAATTGGTATCCCGGAAATAAAGAAGGAATTGGCGGGATTTATAATTTTGTAACGAAACGAGGAATTTGCCAAGGCGACAATTCGAAAATTTCGTGGACACAGGTCGAAACTGGTTCAGCAATCACTTGGAAATATCCGGGTTGCATTTTGAAAGGAGATAATTCTATAGGCGAATTCTATTCAGTTGCGGTTACAAACAATTTTCAGCAAGCCGATACAGGCTCAAAAATGATTCATCTTGGAAAAAATTCAAAAAGCACAATTATTTCAAAAGGTATTTCGGCAGGGAAAAGTCAAAATTCATATCGAGGACTTGTTAGGATTGCTAAAAAAGCTATCAATTCGCGAAATTTTTCGCAGTGCGATTCATTGCTTCTGGGCGACAAATGTGGTGCTCACACTTTTCCATACCTCGATATCGACAACCAATCTTCAATAGTTGAGCATGAAGCTACAACTTCAAAAATTGGAGAAGACCAAATATTTTATTGTAACCAACGCGGAATCGATACAGAAACAGCAATTGGCTTAATAGTAAATGGTTATGCAAAAGAAATTCTAAATAAATTACCTATGGAATTTGCTGTTGAAGCACAAAAATTATTACAAATTTCACTTGAAGGAAGCGTTGGATAA